One part of the Bdellovibrio bacteriovorus genome encodes these proteins:
- a CDS encoding OmpA family protein — MKKMLLIGTAVAMMLSGCATTQENPNTAKGAGIGAAIGAVAGAVIGHQTGKRNEGALIGAALGAGIGGTVGHRLDKQQKELAKIAETKRTEQGLITKLKSDILFDTGKADLKPAAQNNINQLAAIMKKYPENVLTVKGYTDDTGTQMVNNPLSEQRAKAVSAQLIAAGVPAQTVTSVGMGALNPVDPAKTKEARAKNRRVEIEITVDESKVPKS, encoded by the coding sequence ATGAAAAAGATGCTTTTGATCGGCACAGCAGTAGCAATGATGCTTTCTGGCTGCGCAACTACACAAGAAAACCCAAACACAGCTAAAGGTGCTGGTATCGGTGCGGCGATTGGTGCTGTGGCTGGTGCGGTGATCGGTCACCAAACTGGTAAACGCAATGAAGGCGCTTTGATTGGTGCAGCTTTGGGTGCGGGTATCGGTGGTACTGTTGGTCACCGTCTGGACAAACAGCAAAAAGAACTGGCGAAAATCGCTGAAACCAAAAGAACTGAACAGGGCCTGATCACCAAACTGAAAAGCGACATCCTGTTTGACACGGGTAAAGCGGACTTGAAACCAGCGGCTCAAAACAACATCAATCAACTGGCTGCGATCATGAAGAAATATCCAGAGAACGTGCTGACTGTAAAAGGTTACACTGACGACACGGGTACTCAGATGGTGAACAACCCATTGTCTGAACAACGTGCAAAAGCCGTCAGCGCGCAATTGATTGCTGCGGGCGTTCCTGCACAAACAGTGACTTCTGTTGGTATGGGTGCATTGAACCCAGTGGACCCGGCGAAAACGAAAGAAGCGCGCGCTAAAAACCGCCGCGTGGAAATCGAAATCACTGTCGACGAATCCAAAGTTCCAAAATCCTAG
- a CDS encoding SIMPL domain-containing protein → MKKYVLAGLMAVSMVSGARALADSRYIIVSGFAERGLDPNMVNLNIEVWSKASTAKQAQSLAANQFKQVRKTLEDFKIKKEDIQTDNYSLNPEYEYDQKLRQNKMVGFRVSQSLTVTLRKVEDAGNFLDALVAEKKTMDAGVNVSSLSWDSDKRDQTETATLGEAVRATRTKADEIAKAAGVKIKGVSKISHGVSGGLPPQPVFRNFGGAKMMAEAASTDVAAGQIKVRVEVTAEYEIN, encoded by the coding sequence ATGAAGAAGTACGTTTTGGCAGGCCTTATGGCTGTCTCTATGGTATCCGGCGCCCGCGCTTTGGCCGACAGTCGCTACATTATCGTCAGCGGTTTTGCAGAAAGAGGACTGGACCCGAATATGGTCAACCTCAATATCGAAGTCTGGAGCAAGGCTTCGACGGCGAAGCAAGCTCAAAGCCTGGCGGCGAACCAGTTTAAGCAAGTCCGAAAAACTCTGGAAGACTTCAAGATCAAAAAAGAGGACATTCAGACTGACAACTATTCTTTGAATCCTGAATACGAATACGACCAGAAACTTCGTCAGAATAAAATGGTTGGCTTCCGTGTGTCCCAGTCTTTGACGGTGACATTGCGTAAAGTGGAAGACGCCGGGAATTTCCTGGACGCTCTGGTGGCAGAGAAAAAGACCATGGATGCCGGGGTGAACGTGTCGTCACTTTCCTGGGATTCAGACAAACGCGATCAGACGGAAACGGCCACTTTGGGTGAAGCCGTTCGTGCGACCCGCACCAAGGCGGATGAAATTGCCAAGGCAGCCGGTGTGAAGATCAAAGGTGTTTCCAAGATCAGCCACGGTGTTTCTGGCGGCTTGCCGCCACAACCGGTGTTCAGAAACTTTGGTGGTGCCAAAATGATGGCGGAAGCAGCAAGCACGGACGTGGCTGCAGGTCAGATCAAAGTTCGTGTTGAAGTCACAGCAGAATACGAGATCAATTAA
- a CDS encoding GyrI-like domain-containing protein, producing the protein MKYILVFVAVTMISFGLFLANYLGAFKGVDISESVQGPFKIVYVEHVGPYHKVNKQLERIEKYMTSQNMTCGRTFGEYLDDPQVVEEARLRSKVGCIITGEPPQLVEGLQVGEIPERKYVMAVFTGSPGIGPLKVYPRVNDFMVKHNLKQTGAVVEIYEIHSITEKNAMTTTYLFPVQ; encoded by the coding sequence ATGAAGTATATTTTGGTATTTGTTGCTGTGACGATGATCTCTTTCGGCCTTTTCCTGGCGAACTATCTGGGCGCCTTCAAAGGCGTTGATATTTCTGAATCTGTTCAGGGACCGTTCAAGATTGTCTATGTTGAACACGTCGGCCCTTACCACAAGGTGAACAAACAACTGGAACGTATTGAAAAGTACATGACCTCCCAGAACATGACCTGCGGCCGCACCTTTGGAGAATACCTTGATGATCCACAAGTCGTGGAAGAGGCTCGCCTGCGTTCTAAAGTGGGCTGCATCATCACCGGCGAACCGCCACAACTGGTGGAAGGCCTGCAAGTGGGCGAAATCCCCGAGCGCAAGTATGTGATGGCGGTATTCACAGGATCCCCGGGTATCGGACCTTTGAAAGTGTACCCGCGCGTGAATGACTTCATGGTGAAACACAATCTAAAACAAACCGGCGCCGTGGTAGAGATCTATGAGATCCACTCCATCACCGAGAAAAACGCCATGACCACCACTTACCTGTTCCCGGTTCAATAA
- a CDS encoding biotin--[acetyl-CoA-carboxylase] ligase produces the protein MAKDNPVSDIRIGQVTSQWAEGNHLYVAYQKEMTSTNAIAKEEAFAENLMEESLCLYVTDHQTAGRGRGKNTWIDARPGSSLLSSWSYLLGVKPQPTTSCLVGLAVYRACSTTWPFLAWNLKAPNDIYIGDKKVAGILLENVAQGDEVRLIVGLGLNVTDSPEDVDTATSLIESLPAGAPLLGQDYMAFLDRLMFELTDAVSHAEESLSPTDQLSLLTALNQHPLLKEKYTGMEADGSLLIGDKKINWSTL, from the coding sequence CGTGGCTTATCAAAAAGAAATGACCAGCACCAACGCCATCGCCAAGGAAGAGGCTTTTGCCGAAAACCTGATGGAGGAATCCTTGTGCCTGTATGTGACGGACCACCAGACCGCAGGTCGTGGCCGGGGCAAGAACACGTGGATCGATGCGCGTCCCGGAAGTTCTCTTTTGAGCTCGTGGTCTTACCTGTTGGGTGTAAAACCCCAGCCGACCACATCCTGCCTTGTGGGACTTGCTGTGTATCGTGCGTGCTCAACGACCTGGCCGTTTTTGGCCTGGAACCTGAAAGCTCCCAATGACATTTACATCGGCGACAAAAAAGTGGCCGGCATCCTGCTTGAAAATGTGGCTCAGGGTGATGAAGTTCGTTTGATCGTTGGCTTGGGTCTGAATGTCACGGATTCCCCGGAAGATGTCGACACGGCCACCAGCCTGATTGAATCCCTGCCTGCGGGCGCTCCGCTTTTGGGTCAGGACTATATGGCCTTCCTGGATCGCTTGATGTTCGAACTGACCGATGCTGTTTCACACGCGGAAGAATCCTTGAGCCCTACAGATCAACTATCTTTGCTGACGGCTTTGAATCAGCATCCTTTGCTGAAAGAAAAGTACACAGGCATGGAAGCAGACGGCAGTCTGTTGATTGGTGATAAAAAAATCAACTGGTCTACATTGTAA
- a CDS encoding cell wall hydrolase, translated as MKAVILSALLLTSGLAFGEAPCPAKCQGPSSTPDKITLSKIDSTPACLTRKNDESNEEIIQREKLTDFEVLARLVFAEGISTNLNKCSKYEDSLFASLAWGVQNRVALSAAQPRYAKQFGKGLHGVIFKKAQFNPAVSKKSSYSRLFLCPSEHPQWQRLWELSKKAADQALSHPQKNPLPKSVTHFYYPQSTQATNPPVTWADLNKDAAKKAYMKDVKIEGTRYSNECIQFFSY; from the coding sequence ATGAAGGCCGTGATTTTATCTGCACTGCTGCTGACTTCGGGGCTGGCTTTTGGCGAAGCCCCTTGTCCGGCCAAGTGTCAGGGGCCGTCTTCGACCCCCGATAAAATCACGCTGTCCAAAATCGATTCCACTCCGGCCTGCCTGACCCGCAAGAACGATGAAAGCAATGAAGAAATCATTCAGCGCGAAAAGCTGACCGACTTTGAAGTGCTGGCACGATTGGTTTTTGCCGAAGGCATTTCAACCAATCTGAACAAGTGTTCCAAGTACGAAGACTCGCTGTTTGCAAGCCTTGCCTGGGGCGTGCAAAACCGGGTGGCTCTTTCCGCAGCCCAGCCCCGCTACGCCAAACAATTTGGCAAGGGTCTGCACGGGGTGATCTTCAAGAAAGCCCAGTTCAATCCGGCGGTTTCGAAAAAGTCGTCCTACTCAAGACTTTTCCTGTGCCCAAGTGAGCACCCGCAGTGGCAAAGACTGTGGGAGCTTTCAAAAAAAGCCGCCGATCAGGCACTCTCCCACCCGCAGAAAAATCCGCTGCCGAAATCTGTGACTCATTTTTATTATCCGCAAAGCACTCAGGCGACTAATCCGCCCGTAACGTGGGCTGACCTGAACAAGGATGCCGCCAAAAAGGCGTACATGAAGGACGTCAAAATTGAAGGCACCCGCTATAGCAACGAGTGCATTCAATTCTTTTCTTATTAA
- a CDS encoding thioredoxin family protein, with protein MALTFTPFPDLGNKCPDFTLPAVDGKTYSLKDFSNGQPLVVMFICNHCPYVQAIEDRLIQLGHDLKKQSVNVIAICANDEESHNREDSFENLQKRAQEKGYPFVYLHDKSQAVAHAFGAVCTPDYFVYDKDLKLAYRGRLDDSWKDAAKVTKRELFDAVQTLLKNDKVSEEQTASMGCSIKWV; from the coding sequence ATGGCACTGACTTTCACCCCTTTTCCGGATCTTGGAAACAAATGCCCTGACTTCACACTGCCCGCGGTGGATGGCAAAACCTATTCGCTGAAAGACTTCAGCAATGGTCAGCCTTTGGTGGTGATGTTCATCTGCAATCACTGCCCGTATGTGCAGGCGATTGAAGACCGCCTGATCCAGTTGGGTCATGATCTGAAAAAGCAAAGCGTGAATGTGATTGCTATTTGTGCCAATGACGAAGAAAGCCACAACCGCGAAGATTCTTTCGAGAATCTGCAAAAACGCGCGCAAGAAAAAGGCTATCCGTTTGTTTACCTGCATGACAAGTCCCAGGCAGTGGCCCATGCCTTTGGCGCCGTGTGCACCCCGGATTATTTTGTGTACGACAAGGACCTGAAACTGGCTTACCGCGGGCGTCTGGACGATTCCTGGAAAGACGCTGCGAAAGTGACCAAGCGTGAACTGTTTGACGCCGTTCAAACGCTTTTGAAAAACGATAAAGTATCTGAAGAACAAACAGCCTCTATGGGCTGCTCTATCAAGTGGGTTTAA
- a CDS encoding HD family phosphohydrolase: MNIEMPILPENLNRPEIVEKSWVVTLSGSRFSILKPDPDAIMIEDIACALARQARFNGHTRFFYSVGQHSCLGAEVSPTKEIALHMLFHDATEAYVGDLVSPVKALLPDFEIIESRIHWAISKRFNLEYPLPKVVKQIDRRLLATEVRDLITKDLKSWNISEDEPFDFPIIPWPSEVTEARFLDLAKNLLKK; encoded by the coding sequence ATGAATATCGAAATGCCCATTCTGCCGGAAAATTTGAATCGTCCTGAAATCGTGGAAAAATCCTGGGTTGTGACCCTTTCTGGAAGCCGCTTTAGTATTCTAAAGCCGGATCCGGATGCGATCATGATCGAAGACATCGCCTGCGCACTGGCTCGTCAGGCTAGATTTAATGGGCATACCCGTTTCTTTTACAGCGTGGGTCAGCACTCGTGCCTGGGGGCGGAAGTTTCTCCAACCAAAGAGATCGCTTTGCACATGCTTTTCCATGATGCGACCGAAGCTTATGTCGGGGATCTGGTGTCTCCGGTAAAGGCTTTGCTGCCGGATTTTGAGATTATTGAATCACGCATTCACTGGGCGATTTCCAAACGTTTCAACCTGGAATACCCACTGCCAAAAGTGGTGAAGCAGATCGACCGCCGCCTGCTGGCGACGGAAGTCCGTGACCTGATTACCAAGGACCTGAAGTCCTGGAATATTTCTGAAGATGAGCCGTTTGATTTCCCGATCATCCCTTGGCCGTCGGAAGTGACGGAAGCCCGCTTCCTGGATCTGGCAAAAAACCTGCTTAAAAAATAA